The following coding sequences lie in one Gemmatimonadota bacterium genomic window:
- a CDS encoding efflux RND transporter periplasmic adaptor subunit, with translation MKLSRGVLSLLTVGVIFAGVGGAVAWRLLGEDSGAGGTSSATPPPSTEGVAVAEPQLFQGAQAVQGVEVVRDTLWIQVAGSGTAEAYRRSTVATRRAGVVEGVFVRENDFVAAGEVLIQLDTLEAALELSEARADLTLRKNDFQARMLAGGPVDDPGVLAQREQNIRLQVGIVAAESRLRRAEVEMELTRVTAPFSGRVADLKAVEGQYLGAGAEVLTLVQLDPIRIQVGVLESGLPSLSAGRSAEVQFSALPGERFTARIESVNPLVDREAGGMGRVTLVLPNPGGRVLPGMYAEARLDAESLPDRILVPREAILDRNSGANRRQIVFMARNLNDRGEGIAEWRYVTTGQRNERFIEIVAHEETFMLEPGEVVLVDGHHYLAHDTPVRLVDNVFLAGGRPGR, from the coding sequence ATGAAGCTTTCCCGAGGCGTCCTGAGCCTCCTCACCGTCGGAGTCATCTTCGCGGGAGTCGGGGGCGCCGTCGCATGGCGCCTTCTCGGCGAAGACTCCGGCGCGGGAGGTACCTCCTCCGCCACACCTCCTCCCTCGACCGAGGGCGTCGCTGTCGCGGAGCCGCAGCTCTTCCAGGGGGCGCAAGCCGTCCAGGGTGTGGAGGTCGTGCGTGACACGCTCTGGATCCAGGTGGCCGGCTCCGGAACCGCGGAGGCCTACCGGCGAAGCACGGTCGCGACGCGCCGCGCCGGCGTCGTGGAAGGCGTCTTCGTCCGCGAAAACGACTTCGTGGCTGCGGGCGAAGTTCTCATTCAGCTCGACACCCTCGAAGCGGCCCTCGAGCTTTCCGAGGCGAGAGCGGACCTGACGCTTCGGAAAAACGACTTTCAGGCGCGGATGCTGGCGGGCGGGCCCGTGGACGATCCGGGGGTCCTCGCACAACGCGAGCAAAACATCCGGCTCCAGGTCGGGATCGTCGCGGCGGAGTCGCGCCTGAGGCGAGCCGAGGTGGAGATGGAGCTCACCCGAGTGACGGCCCCATTCTCGGGGCGGGTGGCCGATCTCAAAGCCGTCGAAGGACAATACCTGGGGGCGGGCGCCGAAGTGCTCACGCTCGTCCAGCTCGACCCGATCCGGATCCAGGTGGGGGTTCTCGAGTCCGGGCTCCCTTCCCTTTCCGCCGGGCGCAGCGCGGAGGTTCAGTTTTCGGCCCTCCCGGGCGAACGCTTCACCGCGCGAATCGAGTCCGTGAATCCCCTCGTGGACCGAGAGGCGGGAGGGATGGGGCGAGTCACCCTCGTCCTCCCGAATCCTGGGGGGCGCGTCCTCCCAGGGATGTACGCCGAAGCGCGACTCGACGCGGAGTCCCTCCCCGACCGCATCCTCGTTCCCCGCGAAGCGATCCTCGACCGGAACTCCGGAGCCAATCGCCGCCAGATCGTCTTCATGGCGCGCAATCTGAACGACCGCGGCGAGGGGATCGCCGAGTGGCGCTACGTGACCACGGGGCAGCGAAACGAACGATTCATCGAGATCGTGGCCCACGAGGAGACCTTCATGCTCGAACCGGGGGAGGTCGTCCTCGTGGACGGGCACCACTATCTCGCGCACGACACCCCGGTCCGGCTCGTGGACAACGTTTTCCTGGCGGGCGGGAGGCCCGGAAGGTGA
- a CDS encoding ATP-binding protein, which yields MAIPELVDRLSSMPQLEGVPVQELEWLATHGRLKVHEPGVFMAPGDALEHLFILLTGRVAVDVDRGVGPRRVFEWSPGDVTGLLPFSRMTEVRNDVLAEVPTEILSIHQSHFPEMVSRCPGFTAHTVHTMLDRARRLTSSDLQDEKMMSLGKLAAGLAHELNNPASAAMRGARLLRAGLSGAESASRALWRAGLSEALIASLEKLSAEWWEPAASTLSMDREGQIEDWLRRHGLDASYVEDLVDTSITIEGLDRLAHLVPAKALDAALRWVAAGSAIRLAAQDVEDATVRIYDLVAAVKAFTHMDKAAGLEAVVVADGLRDTMRIVEPRIRAKGVTIALEVEPEVPPARAVASDLNQVWMNLIENAIDAVGDSGRIEVAVRTELDRVVVCVSDDGHGIAPELISRIFDPFFTTKPPGQGVGLGLEIARQLLRRCGGEIAVSSEPGRTEFRVSLPTPPSGREVGTAPRGTPITAEQDM from the coding sequence ATGGCAATTCCTGAGCTCGTCGACCGTCTCTCCTCCATGCCCCAGCTCGAGGGAGTCCCCGTCCAGGAGCTGGAGTGGCTCGCGACGCACGGTCGGCTCAAGGTCCACGAGCCCGGAGTCTTCATGGCTCCGGGTGATGCGCTCGAACACCTCTTCATCTTGCTTACGGGCCGTGTCGCCGTAGATGTCGACCGTGGTGTCGGACCGCGGCGAGTGTTCGAATGGTCCCCCGGGGATGTCACCGGCCTGCTACCGTTCTCGCGAATGACGGAGGTGCGCAACGACGTCCTGGCGGAAGTGCCGACTGAAATCCTTTCGATTCACCAGAGCCATTTCCCCGAGATGGTCTCCCGGTGCCCCGGCTTCACCGCCCATACGGTCCACACGATGCTCGACCGCGCGCGCCGCCTCACCTCGAGCGATCTGCAGGACGAAAAGATGATGTCGCTCGGAAAACTCGCGGCCGGCTTGGCACATGAGCTGAACAATCCAGCCTCGGCCGCGATGCGCGGAGCGCGGTTGCTGCGCGCGGGACTGTCCGGCGCGGAAAGTGCCTCGCGAGCGCTCTGGCGGGCGGGACTGTCCGAGGCTCTCATCGCCTCCCTCGAGAAGTTGAGCGCGGAGTGGTGGGAGCCGGCCGCCTCGACCCTGAGTATGGATCGAGAAGGTCAGATCGAGGACTGGCTCCGTCGCCACGGCCTGGATGCGAGCTACGTCGAAGATCTCGTGGACACGTCCATCACCATCGAAGGATTGGATCGACTCGCCCATCTGGTGCCCGCAAAGGCGCTGGACGCCGCTCTCCGCTGGGTCGCGGCCGGTTCCGCAATCCGCCTCGCGGCTCAGGATGTCGAGGACGCCACGGTCCGCATCTACGACCTCGTGGCCGCCGTCAAGGCATTCACGCACATGGACAAGGCGGCGGGGCTGGAGGCGGTGGTTGTAGCGGACGGACTTCGGGACACGATGCGGATCGTGGAACCGAGGATTCGGGCGAAGGGGGTCACGATCGCGCTCGAGGTCGAGCCCGAGGTCCCGCCCGCTCGGGCGGTCGCCAGTGATCTGAACCAGGTGTGGATGAACCTCATCGAGAATGCGATTGACGCGGTCGGCGACTCCGGGCGGATCGAGGTCGCGGTCCGAACGGAGCTGGATCGGGTCGTCGTGTGCGTGAGCGACGACGGGCATGGCATTGCTCCCGAATTGATCTCACGCATCTTCGACCCCTTCTTTACGACGAAGCCCCCGGGCCAGGGTGTGGGCCTCGGGCTGGAGATTGCCCGCCAACTTCTGCGCCGCTGCGGAGGGGAGATCGCCGTGAGTTCGGAGCCGGGGCGTACCGAGTTCAGAGTAAGCCTACCGACGCCTCCTTCAGGTCGAGAGGTCGGTACGGCGCCCAGAGGTACTCCAATCACGGCAGAGCAGGACATGTAG
- a CDS encoding ester cyclase yields the protein MSEENKSLVRRTYDAINRKDFDALAAVIADDVIEHDEFPGLEPSKAGVLQFFRNLQAAFSGVTMTVEDLIAEGDKVFARVTLSGTHQGEFLGIPATGRSISVPMADFFRIRDGQMVEHWGVADSGVMMQQLGVGEG from the coding sequence ATGTCCGAAGAAAACAAGTCTCTCGTCCGCCGCACCTACGACGCGATCAACCGCAAGGACTTCGACGCGCTGGCGGCAGTGATCGCCGACGACGTCATCGAACACGACGAGTTCCCGGGCCTCGAACCGTCGAAGGCCGGAGTTCTCCAGTTCTTCCGAAATCTCCAGGCGGCGTTCTCCGGAGTTACCATGACCGTGGAGGACCTGATCGCCGAGGGGGACAAGGTCTTCGCCCGCGTGACCCTTTCCGGCACCCACCAGGGAGAATTTCTCGGAATCCCCGCGACCGGCCGCTCCATTTCCGTCCCGATGGCGGATTTCTTTCGGATCCGTGACGGACAGATGGTCGAGCACTGGGGCGTGGCCGATTCGGGAGTGATGATGCAGCAGCTCGGCGTCGGGGAGGGGTGA
- a CDS encoding CopG family transcriptional regulator gives MMRSQVQFTEDQHRALKRWADHLGISISEAVRRCVAERLAREDAAPTRADRVREAETVIGKYASGRSDVAERHDDYLPDAFHE, from the coding sequence ATGATGAGATCACAGGTACAATTCACCGAAGACCAGCACCGGGCGCTCAAGCGATGGGCCGACCATCTGGGGATTTCCATTTCGGAGGCCGTGCGTCGCTGCGTGGCGGAGCGTCTGGCCCGGGAGGATGCGGCCCCCACCCGAGCGGATCGGGTCAGAGAAGCGGAGACAGTGATCGGCAAGTACGCGTCCGGGCGGTCGGACGTGGCCGAGCGGCACGATGACTACCTCCCGGACGCCTTCCACGAATGA
- a CDS encoding PIN domain-containing protein: MSVFVDTSALYALFDRDDRRHGEAAEVWSHLVAHYRPLITSNYVLVETTALLQRRIGLPAVHDLEDHILPFLTVRWITEPLHRRALVRLRKEDRREVSLVDYSSFELMESEAVGEAFALDEDFASAGFRLLPSGRSDAAP, from the coding sequence ATGAGTGTCTTCGTGGACACGTCGGCCCTGTATGCGCTCTTCGACCGGGACGATCGCCGCCATGGGGAGGCCGCGGAGGTCTGGAGCCACCTGGTCGCCCACTACCGTCCGCTTATCACGAGTAATTACGTCCTTGTGGAAACGACCGCTCTTCTCCAGCGCCGAATCGGCCTCCCCGCCGTCCACGACCTAGAAGACCACATCCTCCCCTTTCTGACCGTGCGTTGGATCACCGAACCCCTGCACCGGCGCGCCCTCGTCCGGCTCCGGAAGGAGGATCGCCGTGAGGTGAGCCTAGTGGACTACAGCTCCTTCGAATTGATGGAGTCCGAGGCCGTGGGAGAGGCCTTCGCCTTGGACGAGGACTTCGCATCCGCGGGATTCCGACTCCTACCCTCTGGGCGGAGCGACGCAGCTCCCTGA
- a CDS encoding DNA methyltransferase, whose product MRLSWNEIRAHAAAFAQEWAGEGYEKGQTQLFYRDLFEVFGMPIRRVASFEEPVRRLGEKRGYIDLFWRGVLLVEQKSAGRDLKTAKVQALDYFPGLKDADLPRYLLLSDFQSFELYDLEEDESATFLLADLPAHVEKFGFILGVQKRTFRDQDPVNIAASESVGRLHDALEEVGYAGHDLERFLVRIVFCLFADDTGIFEPRGAFHDLIETRTAEDGSDLGLWLSQLFQILDTPPEARSKILDEELARFPYVNGELFAGPLRIPSFNAEMRGILLDAGAFDWSKISPAIFGSLFQSVMEPRERRAQGAHYTTEKNILKVIEPLFLDDLRAEFARLKGRRDTGRRMALKAFHARLADLTFFDPACGCGNFLIIAYRELRALEIELLRELQAYEGEAQMDLHASDLSLLDVDQFYGIEIGEFPARIAETALWMMDHIMNNRLSLEFGQTYARIPLRSAPHIRHADALEVEWEAVLPAAECDYLLGNPPFVGAKFQSPAQRAQVRRIAGLGGTGGTLDYVAAWYIRGGAYARKGGARIGFVSTNSLTQGEQVAQLWPILFERFELEITFAHRTFAWGSDARGRAHVHVVILGLGRAEDAPVQRRLFSYDDVNGDPHESVHAGLTAYLTDTAGLRNPHLVVREESRPINGMPRLLTGTQPIDEGQYIFTDEEREAFLEVEPEATPWLRPFLGAKELLHGERRWIVHPDSIPREVLRTLPRVRERMARVREYRRRSRRSSTLGLADSPGSFQVTVIPKGPFMVIPEVSSERREYAPIGWLEPPTIPSNLLRVLIDARLWHFGLLTSRMHMAWLRMVTGRMKSDYRYSVGVVYNTFPLPPGGGAALEGIEPLAQEVLDARLAHPGATLADLYDPDTMPANLRKAHRVLDRAEDRLYRKKAFDSDRERVEHLFALYEAMTNPLQTMKPANQPRARSRRG is encoded by the coding sequence ATGCGCCTCTCCTGGAACGAGATCCGCGCCCACGCCGCCGCCTTCGCCCAGGAGTGGGCGGGAGAGGGGTATGAGAAGGGGCAGACCCAACTCTTCTACCGGGACCTCTTCGAGGTCTTCGGGATGCCGATCCGCCGGGTGGCCTCCTTCGAGGAGCCGGTCAGGCGGTTGGGTGAGAAGCGGGGGTACATTGACCTCTTCTGGAGGGGGGTCCTCCTCGTCGAGCAGAAGAGCGCTGGGCGCGACCTGAAGACCGCGAAGGTGCAGGCCCTCGATTACTTCCCCGGGCTGAAGGATGCCGACCTCCCGCGCTACCTCCTCCTCAGCGACTTCCAAAGTTTCGAGCTGTACGACCTCGAGGAGGACGAGTCCGCGACCTTCCTGCTTGCCGATCTTCCCGCCCATGTAGAGAAGTTCGGCTTCATCCTCGGCGTTCAGAAGCGAACCTTCAGGGACCAGGACCCGGTCAACATCGCCGCCTCGGAGAGCGTCGGCCGGCTCCACGACGCCCTCGAAGAGGTGGGGTACGCCGGGCACGACCTCGAGCGCTTCCTCGTCCGGATCGTCTTCTGCCTCTTCGCCGACGACACCGGGATCTTCGAACCCCGGGGCGCCTTCCACGACCTGATCGAGACCCGTACCGCCGAGGATGGGTCGGACCTCGGACTCTGGCTGAGCCAGCTCTTCCAGATCTTGGATACGCCCCCTGAGGCGAGGTCGAAGATCCTCGACGAAGAGCTAGCCCGCTTCCCCTACGTCAACGGTGAACTTTTCGCGGGTCCGCTCCGGATCCCCTCCTTCAACGCCGAGATGCGCGGGATCCTCCTCGACGCGGGGGCCTTCGACTGGTCGAAGATCTCTCCGGCGATCTTCGGCTCCCTCTTCCAGTCGGTGATGGAACCGAGGGAGCGCCGGGCGCAGGGGGCGCATTACACCACCGAGAAGAACATCTTGAAGGTGATCGAACCCCTCTTCCTCGACGATCTCCGCGCCGAGTTCGCGCGGCTGAAGGGGCGAAGGGACACCGGGCGGCGAATGGCGCTGAAGGCCTTTCACGCGCGGCTCGCCGATCTGACCTTCTTCGATCCGGCGTGCGGTTGCGGCAACTTCCTCATCATCGCGTATCGCGAGCTCAGGGCGCTGGAGATCGAGCTGCTCCGGGAACTCCAGGCCTATGAGGGAGAGGCGCAGATGGACCTCCACGCCTCGGACCTCTCCCTCCTCGATGTGGACCAGTTCTACGGGATCGAGATCGGAGAGTTTCCGGCGCGGATCGCGGAGACCGCCCTCTGGATGATGGACCACATCATGAACAACCGCCTGAGCCTCGAGTTCGGGCAGACGTACGCGCGAATCCCCCTCCGGAGCGCGCCGCACATCCGGCACGCCGACGCCCTGGAGGTGGAGTGGGAGGCGGTCCTCCCGGCCGCCGAGTGCGACTACCTCCTCGGAAATCCTCCCTTCGTGGGGGCGAAGTTCCAGAGCCCAGCGCAGCGGGCGCAGGTCCGGCGGATCGCGGGACTCGGAGGAACGGGGGGGACGCTCGACTATGTCGCAGCCTGGTACATTCGGGGGGGTGCCTACGCCCGGAAGGGGGGTGCGCGGATCGGCTTCGTCTCAACGAACTCGCTTACGCAGGGGGAGCAGGTGGCGCAGCTCTGGCCGATCCTCTTCGAGCGGTTCGAGCTGGAGATCACCTTCGCACACCGAACCTTTGCCTGGGGGTCCGATGCCCGCGGGAGGGCGCATGTCCATGTAGTCATCCTCGGGCTCGGGCGCGCGGAAGACGCGCCGGTCCAGCGCCGACTCTTCTCCTACGACGACGTGAACGGGGATCCTCACGAGAGCGTACACGCGGGGCTGACCGCGTACTTGACGGACACGGCGGGGCTTCGGAACCCGCACCTTGTCGTGCGGGAGGAGAGCCGGCCGATCAATGGGATGCCGCGGTTGCTTACGGGAACGCAGCCGATCGACGAGGGTCAGTACATCTTCACCGATGAGGAACGGGAGGCCTTCCTCGAAGTGGAGCCGGAGGCCACACCGTGGCTGCGCCCCTTCCTGGGGGCGAAGGAGCTCCTGCACGGGGAGCGGCGTTGGATCGTCCACCCGGACAGCATCCCTCGGGAGGTCCTGCGAACCCTGCCCCGGGTGCGTGAGCGGATGGCCCGCGTTCGGGAATACCGACGGCGGAGTCGGCGTTCCTCTACGCTCGGGCTCGCGGATTCGCCCGGGTCGTTTCAGGTCACGGTGATTCCGAAAGGGCCCTTCATGGTGATACCCGAAGTGAGTTCCGAGCGCCGCGAGTACGCGCCGATCGGATGGTTGGAGCCGCCCACGATCCCGAGCAACCTTCTCCGAGTCCTCATCGACGCCCGCCTCTGGCACTTCGGCCTCCTGACCTCCCGGATGCACATGGCCTGGCTGCGGATGGTGACCGGGAGGATGAAGAGCGACTATCGCTACTCCGTGGGCGTCGTCTACAACACCTTCCCCCTTCCTCCGGGCGGGGGAGCGGCGCTCGAAGGGATCGAGCCGCTCGCGCAGGAAGTGCTCGACGCGCGCCTCGCCCACCCGGGCGCGACGCTTGCCGACCTCTACGATCCGGACACGATGCCCGCCAACCTGCGGAAGGCGCACCGGGTGCTGGATCGCGCGGAGGACCGCCTCTACCGGAAGAAGGCCTTCGACTCGGACCGGGAGCGGGTGGAGCACCTCTTCGCCCTCTACGAGGCCATGACGAACCCATTACAGACCATGAAGCCGGCCAACCAACCGCGAGCCCGATCCAGGCGCGGGTAG
- a CDS encoding DUF6036 family nucleotidyltransferase: MTLATLEAVFRALNARGVRYLVAGGVAVNVHGYQRLTHDLDLVLQLDSGNVRAALQALEDLGYGPLLPVRAEEFADPDVRRDWIETRNLQVFSLVSEGHPGLTVDLFATEPFDFPREYEGALVAEVAPGLRVRFVRLAALIAMKEAASRPRDLDDVEHLRALAEEIEGGR, translated from the coding sequence ATGACGCTGGCCACCCTCGAGGCGGTCTTTCGGGCGCTCAACGCCCGTGGGGTGCGTTATCTCGTCGCTGGAGGAGTCGCGGTGAACGTGCACGGATATCAGCGCCTCACCCACGACCTCGACCTTGTTCTCCAGCTCGACTCAGGCAATGTTCGCGCGGCGCTCCAGGCGCTCGAGGATCTCGGATACGGTCCTCTCCTTCCGGTTCGGGCGGAGGAGTTCGCGGATCCCGATGTCCGGCGAGACTGGATCGAGACGCGAAATCTCCAGGTGTTCTCACTGGTGAGCGAAGGTCATCCCGGCTTGACGGTGGACTTGTTCGCGACCGAACCCTTCGACTTTCCCCGCGAGTACGAGGGGGCGCTCGTGGCGGAGGTGGCGCCCGGCCTCCGCGTCCGATTCGTCCGATTGGCAGCTCTGATCGCGATGAAAGAGGCCGCTTCGAGGCCCAGGGATCTGGACGACGTCGAGCACCTGCGGGCGCTTGCGGAGGAGATCGAAGGTGGCCGGTAA
- a CDS encoding nucleotidyl transferase AbiEii/AbiGii toxin family protein, whose translation MPANWSAVTDPDLIGLFIGPLEELGIPYMITGGVAAVIYGDPRFTRDIDIVLALESAATRRLAAAFAGGDFYVPPQESLREEASRPRGGHFNIIHRDTSLRADVYLAGDDPHHTWAFERRRRVSAEGLGFWVAPIEYVILRKLAYYRDSGSDRHLRDVAMMLRISGEAVDEPELDRWLAELDLGGQLEEALHYRI comes from the coding sequence GTGCCCGCGAACTGGTCGGCGGTGACGGATCCTGACCTGATCGGCCTCTTCATCGGGCCGCTGGAAGAGCTCGGCATCCCCTACATGATTACTGGTGGCGTTGCCGCCGTCATCTATGGGGACCCCCGCTTTACGCGCGACATCGACATCGTGCTCGCGCTGGAGAGTGCCGCGACCCGCCGGCTCGCGGCGGCGTTCGCCGGCGGCGACTTCTATGTCCCTCCCCAGGAAAGCCTTCGGGAAGAGGCGAGCCGGCCTCGGGGTGGTCACTTCAACATCATCCATCGGGACACGTCGCTTCGAGCCGACGTCTACCTCGCCGGAGATGATCCCCATCACACCTGGGCCTTCGAGCGAAGGCGGCGGGTGTCAGCGGAAGGGCTGGGATTCTGGGTGGCACCGATCGAGTACGTCATCCTACGAAAGCTCGCCTACTACCGTGATTCGGGCTCCGATCGCCATCTCCGAGACGTGGCCATGATGCTGCGGATCAGTGGAGAAGCCGTGGACGAGCCGGAACTGGATCGTTGGCTCGCCGAGCTCGATCTCGGTGGTCAGTTGGAAGAAGCTCTGCACTACCGCATCTGA
- a CDS encoding type II toxin-antitoxin system VapC family toxin, producing MIVADSDVLIDALRGRSPFRERVALELKTGALATTAITAFELRSGARSERAAAQVDELLGALVILPFDEGAAVRAAEVRRALESAGNPIGMADYLIAGICLERAALLLTRNREHFERVAGLSLGRLSGGET from the coding sequence ATGATCGTCGCGGATTCTGACGTCCTGATAGACGCGCTCAGGGGGCGTTCACCTTTCCGGGAGCGCGTTGCCCTCGAGCTGAAGACCGGTGCTCTCGCAACGACCGCGATCACGGCCTTCGAGCTTCGGAGCGGCGCACGTTCGGAACGCGCCGCCGCTCAGGTGGATGAGCTTCTTGGCGCCCTCGTGATTCTCCCCTTCGACGAAGGAGCGGCGGTCCGGGCCGCGGAGGTCCGTCGGGCACTGGAGTCCGCCGGCAATCCCATCGGAATGGCGGATTACCTGATCGCGGGAATCTGTCTCGAGAGGGCGGCTCTCCTGCTGACCCGCAATCGTGAACACTTCGAGCGTGTAGCCGGACTTTCGCTGGGACGCTTGTCGGGCGGGGAGACCTGA
- a CDS encoding DUF4160 domain-containing protein produces MVFGSSTGFGDLNMHTNVHSLHPSPGPKHRAAFHKRLWRPYNSSASAQRGEAGLPKVSEFFGISIYLYWGDHEPAHFHARYAGFKASIAIADLTLLRGELPPRALGLVMEWAAIHQGDLQDAWRRVINHEPPGSIEPLR; encoded by the coding sequence ATGGTTTTCGGATCATCCACGGGGTTCGGGGATCTCAACATGCACACAAACGTGCACAGCTTGCATCCCTCCCCGGGGCCGAAACACCGTGCCGCCTTCCACAAACGCCTCTGGAGGCCGTACAATTCCTCAGCCAGCGCTCAACGAGGGGAGGCCGGGCTGCCCAAAGTAAGCGAATTCTTCGGCATCTCGATCTACTTGTATTGGGGTGATCATGAGCCAGCCCACTTCCATGCGCGGTACGCCGGCTTCAAGGCCAGCATCGCGATCGCAGACCTGACGCTACTCAGGGGCGAGCTTCCGCCGCGTGCGCTCGGCCTCGTAATGGAGTGGGCAGCGATTCACCAGGGCGATCTACAGGACGCCTGGAGGCGGGTCATCAACCACGAACCACCCGGCTCGATCGAGCCGCTCCGGTAG
- a CDS encoding DUF2442 domain-containing protein produces MLYDVVAVKARAPFKIWIRFEDGTEGEADLSDLAGRGVFKRWTEDPSEFAQATVDPESGTVVWPGGLDVAPDRLYQDVVRTLTRISK; encoded by the coding sequence ATGCTTTACGATGTGGTCGCAGTGAAGGCACGAGCCCCCTTTAAGATCTGGATTCGCTTCGAGGACGGAACCGAGGGAGAGGCGGACCTGTCCGACCTGGCCGGGCGGGGGGTGTTCAAGCGTTGGACCGAAGACCCTTCCGAGTTCGCGCAAGCCACCGTCGATCCGGAAAGCGGTACAGTGGTGTGGCCGGGCGGTCTCGATGTCGCACCCGACCGCTTGTACCAGGACGTTGTCCGGACACTGACCCGAATTTCCAAGTAG
- a CDS encoding methyltransferase domain-containing protein: protein MTTLVEDGIDAIRDYYGRVLQSSSDLKSGACCAAETLPDHLKEVAATVHPEVQARFYGCGAPIPPALDGVTVLDIGCGAGRDAYVLSALVGEQGRVFGLDMTKGQLEVARAYRDWHADRFGMSQSNVHFLDGLMEDLASAGLEDESIDVVVSNCVFNLSPDKPRLFAEVFRTLKPGGELYFSDVFADRRVPAHLREDPVLLGECLAGAMYVEDFRRIVTGLGCADVRLVHSRPVDLGNPDFERRVGMVGFTSRTYRAFKLPLEDRCEDYGEVATYLGSIPTHPHAFELDDHHRFESGRPLRVCGNTADMLSRSRYAPHFRVDGSRTTHFGLFDCGPAAAVSGAGGGGTPCC, encoded by the coding sequence ATGACGACGCTCGTTGAGGATGGTATCGACGCGATACGTGACTACTACGGACGCGTACTGCAGTCCAGCTCGGATCTGAAATCTGGAGCGTGCTGCGCAGCAGAGACGCTTCCCGACCATCTCAAGGAAGTGGCCGCGACGGTGCACCCCGAGGTCCAGGCCCGCTTCTACGGATGCGGCGCGCCGATCCCTCCCGCGCTCGACGGTGTGACCGTGCTCGACATCGGGTGCGGGGCGGGGCGCGACGCCTACGTCCTTTCGGCACTTGTCGGAGAGCAAGGGCGCGTGTTCGGACTCGACATGACCAAAGGGCAACTCGAGGTGGCGCGGGCCTATCGGGATTGGCACGCGGATCGTTTCGGAATGAGCCAATCGAACGTCCACTTCCTCGATGGACTCATGGAAGATCTGGCGTCAGCGGGCCTCGAGGACGAATCCATCGACGTCGTCGTATCCAACTGTGTCTTCAACCTCTCGCCCGACAAGCCACGCCTGTTCGCTGAGGTCTTTCGAACGTTGAAGCCGGGAGGAGAACTCTACTTCTCGGACGTCTTCGCCGACCGGAGGGTCCCCGCTCACCTTCGAGAAGACCCTGTCCTCCTCGGGGAGTGCCTGGCCGGCGCGATGTATGTGGAGGACTTTCGTCGAATCGTCACCGGTCTTGGCTGCGCCGACGTTCGCCTGGTTCACTCGCGTCCCGTGGACCTGGGAAATCCGGATTTCGAGCGAAGAGTGGGAATGGTGGGCTTCACCTCCCGCACCTATCGGGCCTTCAAGCTCCCTCTTGAAGATCGATGCGAGGATTACGGAGAGGTGGCCACATACCTCGGGAGCATTCCGACGCACCCGCACGCCTTCGAGCTCGACGACCACCACCGATTCGAATCGGGCCGGCCGCTTCGCGTGTGCGGAAACACTGCCGACATGCTTTCCCGGTCCCGATACGCACCGCACTTTCGTGTGGATGGATCCCGAACGACGCACTTCGGGCTCTTCGACTGCGGGCCGGCTGCGGCGGTTTCGGGTGCCGGAGGCGGAGGGACGCCCTGCTGTTGA
- a CDS encoding zf-HC2 domain-containing protein yields MSWTGDLRRILERLLQGKETAATPSDQVTCHEAASRVYEWLDGELPPELADRVGAHLETCARCYPMLVFEKSFLEAVSSVADDAPPPERLKERVLRSLETEGFTAK; encoded by the coding sequence ATGAGCTGGACCGGCGATCTTCGGCGGATTCTCGAACGACTCCTTCAGGGTAAGGAGACGGCCGCAACCCCCAGCGACCAGGTCACCTGCCATGAGGCCGCTTCTCGGGTCTATGAGTGGCTCGACGGCGAACTCCCGCCGGAGCTCGCGGATCGGGTGGGGGCTCATCTGGAGACCTGCGCCCGCTGCTACCCGATGCTGGTCTTCGAAAAGAGTTTCCTGGAGGCGGTTTCGAGTGTCGCGGACGACGCTCCACCGCCGGAACGGCTGAAGGAGCGAGTTCTGCGCTCTCTCGAGACGGAGGGATTCACGGCCAAGTGA